The Amyelois transitella isolate CPQ chromosome 7, ilAmyTran1.1, whole genome shotgun sequence genomic sequence TCCGTAAAAAGTCCGTACTGCCTATGATGACGATAGAGACGtcaatacttaaataattatggCCAGTCTTCGTGTCTTATCAAGAATATGGACAGGCTATggcgtaagggataaatatgtgtatgtgtgaaataatttctcatattttttacagcAGGGGAAAGTGGCGCTCGATTCGGAGTGGGCCCGGCCGGCGGGGGCGAAGGCCCCGGCGAGGGCGGCTACGCAGAATGGCTGCATGCCATGAGATTGGTAGCGAGGCTACCTGCCGGTGTACCACAACACTTCCGAAAAAAGGTACctactaattaaataaatatatacgggacagtcATCGctcagattgagttagcctctgTAGGTATATTTCGAAGCtcgtgtaacgagatacttaacgataatatattttataataattacttttgaaGATAAATATTCAAGACCCAGACTAATCAGAGAAGAATCATTTTTCATGTCCAACGTAGATTTCTCCGTATATtcttattgtaatattttaggtGAATTGAAGGGAAAAATGACTGATTTGTCTATCAATGCACTAATGTCCTAAACTACTGAATgtgatttgatataaaaaacgcCTTCCTAgctaaaaacaatttaaaataaaattcattctgAGCGAACTAAGAAAGGAATAAGACCCGATCGTAGCAACATTGTTCTTAGATAGCAATATGAAAAACAAGGATCTTCTAAATTTTTGTCCTTGGATTGTCATGCCATAAAAATGTTTCCTTTGTATTGTACAATTGTATACTCTTTgtatttccttttttgaaaaaatgcgAAAAATTACTTTCTGAGAAAATAAGAGGCGAATAAAGCAATCAAACTTTTGTTTgacgtaggtaggtacttgcaATTTAATCTACAAAGATGGACTACATTTCGGAAAGACTATATTTAGACTGTTTTTCTTTACGGGATCAAACTctgaaagaaataatttattcaaaacgttactttacttttaaataaagtcgattaaaaatttaaggtatccttatcttaaaaatatacagtttTAGTAATTCCATAAAAACATAGCAGATTTTTGCAGTAAGTTATGTGCTATGGttttacttaggtacctacttcacaaaaaatgtgaattgaaatgaaatactGAGCGGTTGTTTTTTCTAGAATACCTTTCTTAGTGGCTTCCCCGGAAAGGAGTGAGAATGTTCCAatgcaattatttttcattgccTGCCGGTGACTAGAGATAAATCAGTTATCATTATGGTCAGTCAAATCagtcaaattaatataattattctttGGTGTGATTACTTTTGTCACACTGTAAGCAAACTAGATTTTAACAACCATTATCAATATTCTTATTAAGTATACCTATACTTCAGAATAAAACACGTTTATGTGAACAGCTATGGCTAACGTTGGCGGATCGCCACTTGACGGCGAGAGGAGTGGAGTGGACGTCAGCAGAGCGAGCCTGCTTCCGCGGCACAGCACAGCCCGATGACACAGAACTGGGTGCACAGATTCTCAAAGTAGGTTCTAAATGTTAAGTTATGTAGCTTTGTCATCGTCCACTTTTGCTTTTTAccgatttataaaatattatcaaaataaaaactgtctTAGCGCTCGCTATGGAACATAcatgacgtcaaataaatctgTTCATCATCTATCGGTCAGTCAGTATAGCTAGAATTTTACTAATATTGATTGGTTTACGAAAAATCATTCGACCTGAGTCAGCTTCTTGTTCCTGGCGTAAGCCCGATAACATCCTCCCTACTCTAGAGAGGAATAGTGCGCCTTTTGCCCTTGATCATTCACGAGGTAGGTTAGGTATTTAAACAAAGCGATACCTATGACATAACGACGacacggcatccatgggaaagagatccCTATTATAAAGTACCGGCAACCACATAGCACTGAGTCAGGAACATGAAGAAATATATGATTTAATCTTAGTattgttttttcattttatttaggaTTTGCACCGTACCGGCTGCTCCCTTTTCTGTGGCACCGAAGGGAGAGAGAACCAAGCAATGCTACGTAGAGTATTATTGGCATATGCaaggtaaaaaatattgagaatTCATTGTCAAATAATtgctaaattttaaaagtagtttTATGATTAgaagttcttttttatagatggAACAAAGACGTTGGATACTGTCAAGGCTTCAATATGTTAGCAGCTATTATTTTAGAAGTAATGGACAAATCCGAATCGGATTCTTTAAAGGTATGAATGAGAAATGCTTTCAATGTATCCATGCTttggacattatttttaacctgataatttttattttattttaggttaTGATTTATCTAGTAGAGGCTGTTCTTCCTGAAGGTTACTTTGCCGACGATCTTCGAGGATTATCAGCAGATATGGCTGCTTTCAGAGATCTTTTAAGGCTGCGTCTGCCGCGTTTGGCTAATCATATGGATCATTTACAGAGAATATCAGATGGTAATAAAActcttaaaatttcaataaaacgaaaaatataaatattgcgGAACGATTTctctttaattttcattatattttaaattatactggTGTCTTTTATAACAacgaacattttattttccttaaaaatctaaaaaagccttcttattttacttttaggcGGAGGTGTGGAACCTCCTTTACCTGATGTGTTTACAATGCAATGGTTCCTCACGCTTTACGCCACGTGGTTGCCGCGTGAATGTTTGTTGAGAATTTGGGATCTCGTTCTACTGGACGGGAATGAAGTTCTGCTGCTCACAGCCCTTGCTATCTGGGATATGTTGCAAGAGTgagttcataaataaaaataaataattatatattaaacctTAAGAAAAATTCGATGTATCATGAAACTAACGATAAATCAGCCAATTGAAATCAATTTCTTTTGCAGCCGAATCCTTTCAGCGAGATCAGCAGATGAGTTTTACAGCTGTATGGGTGGTGGGGCGGGCGAGGTCTGGGCAGCCGGTGAAAGCTTAGTTGCAAGAGTAGTAGCATTTGGTTCAGCACCTGAGCTGCCGCGCCTGCGAAGCCTCCACAGATACAGGGTAACGCCGCCGGTTCCACCCACTGCTCCGACATACCAACCTCCATTACACTCAGCGGTGAGAGTTTAAAggcattacaaaaatattttgttttagagtTTGTTTGTGTCGCAGACTGATAAATGTTGAGAAAAGAGGCTTTCTTTTCTAAGAATGTCCCCGACCGCAATATTATGTTGCAGTGATAATCAATAAATTCATCCATTTTGATGTTCAAggggaataaaaattaattattattaaaaatgacattaaaatttttgaacaatttttaatgatgTCTAAAtactttgattatttttaagatgcAATCAATGACGAAACGTGGGCTTCGTTTATTCTATTCCGAAGATGAAGGAGATTCAAGTGATGACGGAAATAAACTAGCATTAGCAACGGTAAGACGCAatagtatttaatttctttaattccAATTTTTGTTGCACTATGTAATTATAGGCGTAGTAAGTTATtgttatacgagtatgtttgtAGTATAGCCACATCATGTTCTCTTTCCCTCAGACTGAAGCCTTTCCTGAatataattcttatttaaaattttaggtGATACCAAGGCGTGAGGATCGCTTGGGTGCTGGTGATCGACTTTCATTGGATATAGGAGCTTTAAAACGTCAGTACGCTCGTCTTCGTGAGAGACAAAGACAAGCGCATGTTATTTTAGCTGCAGCATGTGCTCGTCATGCAGCAGGTTAGGAgtgttcaattttatttctgagttaaaaccacataaataatagtcaacataaaatattcattcatgtttttttttcaatattcactcttgtttcttatttaatatgtattcGTTTTTCAGTTGGAGTATCTACTTCCCCAACTTCTCTCGCAGTGAATAATCTTTTGCTTGGAAAGAACGCTATTGTTAGTTCCCGAGGCAGAAGGCTTGGCCCGCCACCTGGAGCTATACCTCCTTCCAGACAAGCTTCATCACCTCGAGATAAAACTCGTGAAACCCGATTACGCAGTCGTCCAAATGAAACGATTAGCTGgaacgaagaaaaaaataaaaaatatttgagcaGGCGTAATTCAgttaagtggaaagatatcaAACATGaccaaattaaagaaaaaataagaaaacctTCCATCGATTTGGATGAAGCTGGGGATGGGGTTATTGTTTCTGAATTAGAAGCTAATGAAATGATAGCATCTTTAAGATCACGCAGTTCGAGTGAAACTTCCTCTTATTCTTCCCGTACAGCGTCTAGCTCTGACACAAGTCTCTGTGATGATAAAGAAGATGGAAGTGACTCAGAGAACGACTTACCTGACGATGATAAtgcaaaaaatactaaaatccATTCAATCACCGAAACATCAGTTCCTTTTATGGTTTGTGAAGATAAGAAAGATTTACATGAAATTAACATAAAGCATTCACctgaaaaggaaaaatatatatcaaccGAAAAATCTGTAAAGAATATAACAGACTATCTTGACACTGCTGCTGGAGAACCACTTCGCACCTACATTGACGGTTTTGAATGTAAACTGAAAGAAAGTCCAGAAAACAGTACGTATAAAACTATAAGCACATTTAAAAGTGTTTCTGCAttaacaacagaaagaaatgAAGTGCTTCAAAGACTTAGTAGTAAATTTGATGATTATTCTGAGAATAGATCCAAACAATTAACAACAAAATCTCAAAATTTCACAGACCTGAGTCCTGTAGGTTTATCGCCTTGTAATTAttctttgaataataaatcgCCTTgtgattataaatttgaatcatATTTACTACATACTCCGAAATCGTCTATTTCAACTAGACCTCCAGATATCATTGATAGTCTTACTATGTATTCGAACTTTGTTCCTGATATAGATTTGTCAGATAAAAATTGTTCTGATTTAGACACTCCACCCAGAAGTCCTGATGCCGAAAGCATAATTGTAAGTGAAGATGAACCACCTATACCACTaaaaattgacaaatattttgaacataGCCCAGAATTTTTCGGTGCCAGAATAACTGATCCTAATAATTCAGATATACCAAATCGAAGACCTATAAAACGTCATGCACGAGCACCCAAAAAACCAGATTCATTAACTTTACATATAAGTAGTACTGataagttattaaaacatgACAAAGAGAGAGCTTCGTCCTTGCCCCAAAGCCATAATTTCAGCACGGCTACTCCAAGtcctaaaacaaaacatagtGAAATTATTGAAGAAACTTCAAGTAGTGTGGAACAAAAAGAAACTTCAATAAAAGAATCAGAACCACTTAAAACTCCTGATGACATGaaagataaagaaattaattctCCTAAAGAAAACATCATGAGATCTGGTCGGAAAAATAGTGAAAGGGCATTACAAATCATCCAAGAGAATTCTAAAATACTTAGTAGAATTTTAACGAAACAAAACTTGTCTGATAATATCAATAAAGCTAAAGAAACTGTGGAGGCGGGAAGAAATTtatcacaaacaaaaataattccagaaaataaacttgaaaGTGAATTAATGGAATCTCCTTTACTTAAGGAATCTACATCAGACTCATTAATTGgatataaaaagagaaacatTAACGTTAatacttatgaaaaaaatgattttataagaataagaCCTTTATCAATTGACGATCCATTTTCTTTTGAAGATCGAATTATTTCACCTAAATCTGgtcaaaatcaaattaaaatacctaGCAATGAGTGTTTAGGTAATAAAACTGATTTATATGGATGGGAAAATAAAGGATTTCTTTCTGagtataaaagttttttaccAAAGTCTGAGGGGCAATCTGAGAGCTTTCATTTCGATAATGAAGAGAAATCGAAAGAATTTACCCAAGATGATTCGCTGGACAGTGATAAAAAAGCAATACCGATATCTGAATTAACACGTCATTCTTTTTCCGGTGAATCCAAAATGTCATCAGAACACAAAGATACATTTATGTTTGATAAAAGATTAATTTCTGATGACTATAATTACGCTCTTTCAAGCAAATATAATGATTTTGTGTTATCTAAAGTTAGTGATATCTGTAGTAAAACAGTAGATAAGGGTCcgaaaatttgtgaaaatttatcAAAGACTGACAACAGCCAAGTTAGTGATTTTGCTAATGTAGTAACCTCTTCTATTAGTTTCACTTATGAACCATCCGCTGAAGATGATTCGCCAATGGGAGCCAAAAGTAATTCAAGCGATACCTTATGTCAAATAACATCGCTTGATCAGGTATCTACTCCGATTTCACCTAAAATATTTCCCAGAGAAACGCCTACATTACCTAAAGATATTTTGGACAGAAGcgataaaactaaaatagaaTCTGATGACACCTGCAGTGCTATCACATCACTTACTATAGAAAGCGATACATTGTCATCACTATCATATCCTCGCAGTCCATCCACGGGTTCATACCATCCATTTCCAACACGTCCAGCAATGCGCATGCCGAAAGAGCTTGGTGTCAGACTAGGAATGTATCCAAAAGATACAATCAATTCTCCGCAAAAGTAATCATTCGTCATTCTGAAAACAGCATATTTATTCGCGCCGCAGTACATTTTTGACCTACACTCCCATTTCTAAATTCAAAGTTTCGTTCATTCTCATTACAAGCATTCAGTTCGGCTGTTCCGATTCAAgcttttcttaaatatctacacattattttttcgtaATTATACAGCTAAATAAtcactttttataagtatttacgaAAATCCCATTAAATTTCGTAAATTACAGATACTTAATATTGTCattgttttgatattattgTTCTTGTTAGTATTGTATAGATTGtcaatgtattattatatttaatttattttatatctacaaGTTAcgactgttttatatttttagttctGATGATGTACTTAACACTTCACTTTGGAACACGTAATGCCTAGCTAAATTTAAGaccaaaaattattatataggtacctacctaataataTAAGCAATTCCAATCAGTGTGAGATAGGATCTAACAAACATGTTGCCTTGAAtccaatttaatattattgtaacaatCCTTCGCAATacgaaaaatgtattttaaggTAGATAGGCTACttgtttaaagttattattataatttacagcGAACAATAATTGTTTATACCGCAATAGGATTAAAATTCTAtctttgcaaaataaaaagattttcttGTTAGAGAacgatatttattatacgacaatattgaaaaatatatacattatgtGACTGCTGGCTTATCTAGTTTCATTTATTGCTTAAAAATCATCTATTACAGGAGGGCAGGTACACACTAggtgtttgtctccgtacatGTCATCAATACGTCCGACTGTTGGCCAAATTTTGGTTTCACCTTTTACAAAGggctgaaaaaaaataacatgtaaTTTATCAACTTTATAAAACATTCTaaagttttacataaaaaagcaATTTCGGAAAGAAGCCACCTTCTCAGATAAAGAAAAccttataatacttatttttaccttCTAAAAATTAGATACCGATGAACAACAGATTTggaataaaaacattcaaGAAATGAATACTTACAGCAGGGAAAGCTGCCTGTTCCCTGGTGTAGGGGCGACTCCATTCTTCTGATATAACTGCTTCCTGGGTGTGTGGTGccatcttaaaaaaaaccaaatacattaataaataaaaaggtacCTCGCCTATTAGTAGCACCACTACAGAATGAACATAcaattgtatgtttttatgaaacaatattttctgaTTAGCCGATACGTTAGTTTAGGAGTTGAAAAGTGCTATTAACAAGTTAAGAGGAAAACTACTaggaattttaatattataaagaaacaaTTTTGATCTATAATCATCAtgctcaaaaatattaaatattaatgtacctaccttAAGGGGATTAAGTCGCTTATCTATTACTCCGTCTTCGATGTCTTTAATTTCCTTTCTGATGGTAATTAAAGCTTCACAAAATCGGTCTAGCTCTTGCAAATCTTCAGATTCTGTGGGCTCGATCATCAATGTTCCAGCAACGGGCCAAGACATGGTCGGCGCATGGAaaccttaaatttatattgcaCATTAATTAGAAACTATATTCGATAGTCATCACggttttattatcattaaggtTTTGTCACACTTAAgcctataaatttttatcaatgttttgtttgtatcagaaaataaatttcgaaacagaaaaattcaagaaattaatttttttaagaaaaaattatagaatgaGCAAATTGTATGTGCTAGAAAGACAATGTTGACAGACAATGTTCTGTTAAGCTCATTTTACAGAAATGGCTTTTCAGTAGATAAACCAATGCCATGATACTCACCGAAGTCCATAAGTCGTTTAGCAATATCTCCTGGCTCAATGTTGGCAGTTTTCTTCAGATCCCGGACGTCAATTATAAACTCGTGTGCGACCAGGCCCCGCTCGCCTTTGTACAATGTCTTGTAATGACCCTCTAGCCGCCGAGACATATAATTAGCATTCAGAATGGCCACTTGTGTCGCTCGTTTGAGCCCTTTTGGTCCCATCatctataattttaaagtaatatacCTCTGGAGTAGCTTAATAACGTAACAGTACCTTTAAAAGcatatatttaatatcaattaattgatttatttttgtttaagttattaaaatgtgacataaaattacaagacaaatttttaattttaaaaatacttttacagATCTTGATCTAAAATCTGTAGAACTTACTTTGATATATGCCCATGAAATTGGAAGAATTGCGGAAGAGCCATATGGTGCCGCACTGACTGAACCAAAACTATGTGCTGCGTCGCCTAAATCTGCCAGTGGGTCTACTACCGGGTGCGATGGCAGGAACGGGGCTAGGTGAGCTTTTctgtaagaataaaatatacttatagaataaatatac encodes the following:
- the LOC106132723 gene encoding uncharacterized protein LOC106132723; translated protein: MKTISVQQPINLKVVKLELDFSAFASYSNTEPQSKPKKIKIPKIENVKHRLTVPPPPPPLIENCSQKKDVKELIETLLDDLYAEQRTWSNGSAVDYSHGSTSAASLASTYSNYGEQTDAIERSYLDSLDINELRQQINEWEYRLQATGERLAKSVRVRDRLRRQQKRICAAFTVLLRHITGESGARFGVGPAGGGEGPGEGGYAEWLHAMRLVARLPAGVPQHFRKKLWLTLADRHLTARGVEWTSAERACFRGTAQPDDTELGAQILKDLHRTGCSLFCGTEGRENQAMLRRVLLAYARWNKDVGYCQGFNMLAAIILEVMDKSESDSLKVMIYLVEAVLPEGYFADDLRGLSADMAAFRDLLRLRLPRLANHMDHLQRISDGGGVEPPLPDVFTMQWFLTLYATWLPRECLLRIWDLVLLDGNEVLLLTALAIWDMLQDRILSARSADEFYSCMGGGAGEVWAAGESLVARVVAFGSAPELPRLRSLHRYRVTPPVPPTAPTYQPPLHSAMQSMTKRGLRLFYSEDEGDSSDDGNKLALATVIPRREDRLGAGDRLSLDIGALKRQYARLRERQRQAHVILAAACARHAAVGVSTSPTSLAVNNLLLGKNAIVSSRGRRLGPPPGAIPPSRQASSPRDKTRETRLRSRPNETISWNEEKNKKYLSRRNSVKWKDIKHDQIKEKIRKPSIDLDEAGDGVIVSELEANEMIASLRSRSSSETSSYSSRTASSSDTSLCDDKEDGSDSENDLPDDDNAKNTKIHSITETSVPFMVCEDKKDLHEINIKHSPEKEKYISTEKSVKNITDYLDTAAGEPLRTYIDGFECKLKESPENSTYKTISTFKSVSALTTERNEVLQRLSSKFDDYSENRSKQLTTKSQNFTDLSPVGLSPCNYSLNNKSPCDYKFESYLLHTPKSSISTRPPDIIDSLTMYSNFVPDIDLSDKNCSDLDTPPRSPDAESIIVSEDEPPIPLKIDKYFEHSPEFFGARITDPNNSDIPNRRPIKRHARAPKKPDSLTLHISSTDKLLKHDKERASSLPQSHNFSTATPSPKTKHSEIIEETSSSVEQKETSIKESEPLKTPDDMKDKEINSPKENIMRSGRKNSERALQIIQENSKILSRILTKQNLSDNINKAKETVEAGRNLSQTKIIPENKLESELMESPLLKESTSDSLIGYKKRNINVNTYEKNDFIRIRPLSIDDPFSFEDRIISPKSGQNQIKIPSNECLGNKTDLYGWENKGFLSEYKSFLPKSEGQSESFHFDNEEKSKEFTQDDSLDSDKKAIPISELTRHSFSGESKMSSEHKDTFMFDKRLISDDYNYALSSKYNDFVLSKVSDICSKTVDKGPKICENLSKTDNSQVSDFANVVTSSISFTYEPSAEDDSPMGAKSNSSDTLCQITSLDQVSTPISPKIFPRETPTLPKDILDRSDKTKIESDDTCSAITSLTIESDTLSSLSYPRSPSTGSYHPFPTRPAMRMPKELGVRLGMYPKDTINSPQK